The proteins below are encoded in one region of Thermococcus sp.:
- a CDS encoding class I SAM-dependent methyltransferase family protein, translating to MRTQVIKPRIREILSKELPPELVGLLPKHWVRIGDVLILPLRKELEPYKARIAEVYAEVLGVKTVLRKGHIHGETRKPYYELLYGRDTVTVHVENGVKYKLDVAKVMFSPANVKERVRMAKVAKPNELVVDMFAGIGHLSLPMAVHRKARVIAIEKDPYTFRFLVENIWLNGVQDLMTPYNMDNRDFPAENIADRVLMGYVVTTHEFIPKALSIAKDEAVIHYHNTVPERLMPDEPFATFRRVARDHGYEAEKLNELVIKRYAPGVWHVVVDVRVYKK from the coding sequence ATGAGGACGCAGGTCATAAAGCCGAGGATAAGGGAAATTCTCTCGAAGGAACTTCCACCTGAGCTGGTTGGGCTCCTCCCGAAACACTGGGTCAGGATAGGCGACGTCCTAATTCTGCCCCTGAGGAAGGAGCTTGAGCCCTACAAGGCGAGGATAGCCGAAGTTTACGCCGAAGTCCTCGGAGTAAAGACCGTCCTCAGGAAGGGCCACATTCATGGCGAGACAAGAAAGCCCTACTACGAGCTACTCTACGGCAGAGACACCGTTACGGTTCACGTCGAGAACGGCGTTAAGTACAAGCTCGACGTGGCAAAGGTAATGTTCTCTCCCGCCAACGTCAAGGAGCGCGTGAGAATGGCCAAGGTCGCAAAACCCAACGAGCTCGTCGTTGACATGTTCGCCGGAATCGGGCATTTGAGCCTGCCGATGGCCGTCCATAGAAAGGCCAGGGTTATAGCCATCGAGAAAGACCCCTACACCTTCCGCTTTCTCGTTGAAAACATCTGGCTCAACGGTGTTCAGGACCTTATGACGCCCTACAACATGGACAACCGCGACTTTCCGGCCGAGAACATAGCGGACAGGGTTCTGATGGGCTACGTGGTCACAACCCACGAGTTCATCCCAAAGGCTCTGAGCATAGCCAAGGACGAGGCGGTAATCCACTACCACAATACCGTGCCCGAAAGGCTGATGCCTGATGAACCCTTCGCGACCTTCAGAAGGGTTGCCAGAGACCACGGCTATGAGGCTGAGAAGCTCAACGAGCTGGTCATCAAACGCTATGCCCCTGGCGTCTGGCACGTCGTCGTTGATGTGAGGGTTTACAAGAAGTAA